The following are encoded together in the Drosophila takahashii strain IR98-3 E-12201 chromosome X, DtakHiC1v2, whole genome shotgun sequence genome:
- the svr gene encoding carboxypeptidase D isoform X2: protein MWGFLLIPVILGCAAGEFSEVRVVQEMDNFLEKPHYLKNQEIGELFSQLAKDYADLAQTYTIGKSLEDRPIYALALSAPTGESKEGDLLRPMVKLVANIRGDETVGRQMVLYMAEYLASHYDGDTEVQALLNRTEIHFLPTCNPDGFVRAQEGNCESLPNYVGRGNAANIDLNRDFPDRLDQSHVHQLRAQSRQPETAALVNWIVSKPFVLSANFHGGAVVASYPYDNSLAHNECCEESLTPDDRVFKQLAHTYSDNHPIMSKGNNCNDSFSGGITNGANWYELSGGMQDFNYAFSNCFELTIELSCCKYPAASTLPQEWQRNKASLLQLLRQAHIGIKGLVTDVSGFPIPDANIYVAGLEEKPMRTSKRGEYWRLLTPGLYSVHAAAFGYQTSAPQQVRVTNDNLEALRLDFKLTPVETNFDGNFRKVKVERSEPPEKRKEQFNGFLTPTKFEHHNFTAMESFLKDISASYPSITRLYSIGKSVQDRDLWVLEIFATPGSHVPGVPEFKYVANMHGNEVVGKECLLLLTKYMLERYGNDERITRLVNGTRMHFLYSMNPDGYEISIEGDRTGGVGRANAHGIDLNRNFPDQYGTDRFNKVTEPEVAALMNWTLSLPFVLSANLHGGSLVANYPFDDNENDFNDPFMRLRNSSINGRKPNPTEDNALFRHLAGIYSRAHPTMHLGQPCELFRNEFFSDGITNGAQWYSVTGGMQDWNYVRAGCLELTIEMGCDKFPMAAELPRYWEEHREPLLQFIEQVHHGIHGFVHSTIGTPIAGAVVRLDGANHSSYSQTFGDYWKLALPGRHNLTVLGDNYAPLRVEVEVPEGEPFEMRMDVTLMPDDPQHWASANDFRIIENVVNTRYHTNPQVRARLAELENQNGQIASFGYGDNEFSRSFNYLKMTSDIGEPEEHKYKLLVVSSLYDTAAPLGREIMLNLVRHLAEGFKLQDATVVDLLKRSVIYFLPQTSRFDEVFTMYNANSSVCDPVLGDELAERILSPETEPSKDLFLQFLRSERFDLMLTFGAGSSELSYPKGDSVLEKFAHGMQRTEFNYSPLQCPRSATRQAHRETTERLTNLMYRMYNLPVYTLGISCCRMPHHKQIAAVWRKNIDKIKNFLALVKTGATGSVQNDQGQPLREAFVRLLEHERIINVTRNAARFQLMLPHGLYGLEVTAPNYETQMIKVNVQEGQITDMGIIRMHPFTLIRGVVMELPNGANKATTSIAGVVLDESNHPVRNAKVSVVGHTQLRNFTNSLGQYRLSSVPLGTVSLKVEAPRHLEATRQMHLIQGGLATENVVFHLKINEHVFGLPRFLFILITSILIIVGVVICVLCAQFWFYRRHRGNKPYYNFSLLPQKGKEQFDLEDDEAGDDGETELFRSPIKRGMTIQPYFDEEQLERILHTDDEDDEEDGPHMEPELDVADDSGDEIVMLHNHGNKRRH, encoded by the exons ATGTGGGGTTTTCTCCTAATCCCAGTAATCCTCGGCTGCGCAGCCGGGGAATTCAGCGAGGTGAGGGTGGTGCAGGAAATGGACAACTTCCTGGAGAAGCCGCACTATCTGAAGAACCAGGAAATCGGCGAACTCTTCTCGCAGCTGGCCAAGGATTATGCCGACCTGGCGCAGACCTATACGATAGGCAAATCCCTGGAGGATCGACCCATCTACGCTTTGGCCTTGAGTGCACCCACCGGGGAGTCCAAGGAGGGGGATCTACTCAGGCCCATGGTCAAGCTGGTCGCGAATATTCGCGGCGACGAGACGGTGGGTCGTCAAATGGTCCTCTATATGGCCGAATATCTGGCCTCCCACTACGATGGCGATACGGAGGTTCAGGCGCTGCTCAATCGCACCGAAATCCACTTCCTGCCCACCTGTAATCCCGATGGATTCGTCAGGGCCCAG GAGGGCAACTGCGAATCGCTGCCCAATTATGTGGGACGTGGCAATGCGGCCAATATCGACTTGAATCGCGATTTCCCCGATCGCCTGGACCAGAGTCATGTCCACCAGTTGCGCGCCCAATCCCGTCAGCCGGAAACGGCGGCCCTGGTCAATTGGATTGTCAGCAAGCCCTTCGTGCTGTCCGCCAACTTTCACGGCGGAGCCGTGGTCGCCAGCTATCCCTACGATAACTCGCT gGCCCACAACGAGTGCTGTGAGGAGAGTCTGACCCCCGACGATCGGGTCTTCAAGCAGCTGGCCCACACCTATTCGGACAACCATCCGATAATGAGCAAGGGCAACAACTGCAACGACAGCTTCTCGGGCGGCATTACCAACGGGGCCAATTGGTACGAGCTATCCGGCGGAATGCAGGACTTCAACTATGCGTTCAGCAACTGCTTTGAGCTGACCATCGAGCTGTCGTGCTGCAAATATCCGGCGGCCAGCACTTTGCCCCAGGAATGGCAGCGGAACAAGGCgtcgctgctgcagctgctgcgccAGGCGCATATCGGCATCAAGGGTCTGGTGACGGACGTAAGCGGCTTCCCGATACCCGATGCCAATATCTATGTGGCCGGATTGGAGGAGAAGCCGATGCGCACCTCGAAACGGGGCGAATACTGGAGGCTCTTGACACCGGGACTGTATAGCGTGCATGCGGCAGCCTTTGG CTACCAGACCAGTGCCCCCCAACAAGTGCGGGTGACCAACGATAACCTGGAGGCCCTGCGGCTGGACTTCAAGCTGACGCCCGTCGAGACGAACTTTGATG GCAACTTCCGGAAGGTAAAGGTCGAGCGCTCGGAGCCGCCAGAGAAGCGCAAGGAGCAGTTCAATGGATTCCTGACGCCCACCAAGTTCGAGCACCACAACTTTACGGCCATGGAGAG CTTCCTGAAGGACATTTCCGCCAGCTATCCCTCGATCACCCGGCTCTACAGCATCGGCAAAAGTGTCCAGGATCGCGATCTGTGGGTGCTGGAGATCTTCGCCACCCCGGGCTCCCATGTCCCCGGAGTGCCGGAGTTCAAGTACGTGGCCAATATGCACGGCAACGAGGTTGTGGGCAAGGAGTGCCTCCTGCTGCTCACCAAGTACATGCTGGAACGCTATGGCAACGATGAGAGGATCACCAGGCTGGTGAACGGCACTCGGATGCACTTTCTGTACAGCATGAATCCCGATGGCTATGAGATCTCCATCGAGGGCGATCGAACCGGCGGCGTGGGACGCGCGAATGCGCATGGCATCGATTTGAACCGCAATTTCCCGGATCAATATGGCACCGATAGGTTCAACAAGGTGACGGAGCCCGAGGTGGCGGCCCTGATGAACTGGACCCTGTCGCTGCCCTTCGTCCTGTCCGCCAATCTGCACGGCGGCTCGCTGGTGGCCAACTATCCGTTCGACGACAACGAGAACGACTTCAACGATCCGTTCATGAGGCTGCGCAACTCGAGCATCAACGGACGCAAGCCCAATCCGACGGAGGACAATGCTTTGTTCCGGCACCTGGCCGGTATCTATTCGCGGGCCCATCCCACCATGCATTTGGGCCAGCCGTGCGAGCTCTTCCGCAACGAGTTCTTCAGCGACGGCATCACGAACGGGGCCCAGTGGTACAGCGTGACGGGGGGCATGCAGGATTGGAACTATGTGCGGGCAGGCTGCTTGGAGCTGACCATCGAGATGGGTTGCGATAAGTTCCCCATGGCCGCCGAACTGCCGCGCTACTGGGAGGAGCATCGGGAGCCGCTGCTGCAGTTCATCGAGCAGGTGCATCATGGCATTCACGGGTTCGTGCACAGCACCATCGGCACTCCGATTGCCGGGGCCGTCGTCCGTTTGGATGGTGCGAATCACTCGAGCTACAGTCAGACATTCGGGGACTACTGGAAGCTGGCGCTGCCGGGTAGACACAATCTCACCGTTCTGGGCGACAACTATGCTCCGCTGCGCGTGGAAGTGGAGGTGCCCGAGGGCGAACCCTTCGAGATGCGCATGGATGTCACCCTCATGCCCGACGATCCGCAGCACTGGGCCTCGGCGAATGACTTTAGGATCATCGAGAATGTGGTCAACACGCGGTACCACACGAATCCGCAGGTTCGCGCCCGCCTCGCTGAGCTGGAGAACCAGAATGGGCAGATTGCGAGCTTTGGCTATGGCGACAATGAGTTCAGCAGATCGTTCAACTACCTCAAGATGACCTCTGAT ATCGGCGAACCCGAGGAGCACAAGTACAAGCTGCTGGTGGTGAGCTCCCTGTACGATACAGCCGCTCCCCTGGGCAGGGAAATCATGCTCAACCTGGTGCGTCACCTGGCCGAGGGCTTCAAGCTGCAGGACGCCACTGTGGTCGATCTGCTCAAGCGCAGTGTCATCTACTTTCTGCCGCAGACCAGTAGATTCGACGAAGTCTTTACTATGTACAACGCCAA CTCCTCCGTTTGCGATCCTGTGCTGGGCGATGAGCTGGCCGAGCGCATTCTCAGCCCGGAAACGGAGCCTTCCAAGGACTTGTTCCTGCAGTTCCTGCGCAGCGAACGCTTCGATCTGATGCTCACCTTCGGTGCCGGCAGCTCGGAGCTGAGCTACCCCAAGGGCGATTCGGTGCTGGAGAAGTTTGCCCACGGCATGCAGCGCACGGAGTTCAACTACTCGCCCCTGCAGTGCCCTCGCTCGGCGACCAGGCAGGCGCATCGCGAGACCACGGAGCGGCTGACCAATCTAATGTACCGCATGTACAACCTGCCTGTTTATACGCTGGGCATCTCCTGCTGCCGGATGCCGCACCACAAGCAAATCGCCGCCGTTTGGCGCAAGAACATCGACAAGATCAAGAACTTTTTGGCTCTGGTGAAGACGGGGGCCACGGGCTCGGTGCAAAACGATCAGGGACAGCCGCTGCGGGAGGCCTTCGTGCGGCTGCTGGAGCACGAGAGGATCATCAATGTGACGAGGAATGCGGCGCGCTTCCAGCTGATGCTGCCCCACGGTCTCTACGGCCTCGAGGTGACCGCTCCCAACTACGAGACGCAAATGATCAAGGTGAACGTGCAGGAGGGTCAGATCACCGATATGGGCATCATACGCATGCATCCCTTCACGCTTATTCGCGGCGTGGTCATGGAGCTGCCCAATGGTGCCAATAAAGCCACCACTAGCATTGCGGGCGTGGTGCTCGACGAGAGCAATCATCCGGTGCGCAATGCCAAGGTCTCGGTGGTGGGCCACACGCAGCTGCGGAACTTCACCAACAGTTTGGGTCAGTACCGTTTGTCGTCGGTGCCGCTGGGCACCGTCAGCCTGAAAGTGGAGGCACCGCGTCATCTGGAGGCCACGCGACAAATGCACCTCATTCAGGGCGGCCTGGCCACCGAGAATGTGGTCTTCCACCTGAAGATCAACGAGCATGTCTTCGGACTGCCGCGCTTCCTGTTCATCCTGATCACCAGCATTCTGATCATCGTGGGCGTCGTCATCTGTGTGCTGTGCGCCCAGTTTTGGTTCTATCGACGCCATCGGGGCAACAAGCCGTACTACAACTTCTCGCTGCTGCCGCAAAAGGGCAAGGAGCAGTTCGATCTGGAGGACGATGAGGCGGGCGACGATGGCGAGACGGAGCTCTTCCGGTCGCCAATTAAAC GCGGCATGACCATACAGCCGTACTTTGATGAGGAGCAGCTGGAGCGCATCCTGCACACGGATgacgaggacgacgaggaggatggGCCGCACATGGAGCCGGAACTGGATGTGGCCGACGACAGTGGCGACGAGATTGTGATGCTGCATAACCACGGCAACAAGCGAAGGCACTAG
- the svr gene encoding carboxypeptidase D isoform X1: protein MSSPVGRLLFASMVVCLLAGGISYSSGYIIKEDESFLQQPHYVSQEQLEDLFAGLEKAYPDQARVHYLGRSLEGRNLLALQISRNTRSRNLLTPPVKYIANMHGDETVGRQLLVYLAQYLLGNHERITELGQLVNGTDIYLMPTMNPDGYALSQEGNCESLPNYVGRGNAANIDLNRDFPDRLDQSHVHQLRAQSRQPETAALVNWIVSKPFVLSANFHGGAVVASYPYDNSLAHNECCEESLTPDDRVFKQLAHTYSDNHPIMSKGNNCNDSFSGGITNGANWYELSGGMQDFNYAFSNCFELTIELSCCKYPAASTLPQEWQRNKASLLQLLRQAHIGIKGLVTDVSGFPIPDANIYVAGLEEKPMRTSKRGEYWRLLTPGLYSVHAAAFGYQTSAPQQVRVTNDNLEALRLDFKLTPVETNFDGNFRKVKVERSEPPEKRKEQFNGFLTPTKFEHHNFTAMESFLKDISASYPSITRLYSIGKSVQDRDLWVLEIFATPGSHVPGVPEFKYVANMHGNEVVGKECLLLLTKYMLERYGNDERITRLVNGTRMHFLYSMNPDGYEISIEGDRTGGVGRANAHGIDLNRNFPDQYGTDRFNKVTEPEVAALMNWTLSLPFVLSANLHGGSLVANYPFDDNENDFNDPFMRLRNSSINGRKPNPTEDNALFRHLAGIYSRAHPTMHLGQPCELFRNEFFSDGITNGAQWYSVTGGMQDWNYVRAGCLELTIEMGCDKFPMAAELPRYWEEHREPLLQFIEQVHHGIHGFVHSTIGTPIAGAVVRLDGANHSSYSQTFGDYWKLALPGRHNLTVLGDNYAPLRVEVEVPEGEPFEMRMDVTLMPDDPQHWASANDFRIIENVVNTRYHTNPQVRARLAELENQNGQIASFGYGDNEFSRSFNYLKMTSDIGEPEEHKYKLLVVSSLYDTAAPLGREIMLNLVRHLAEGFKLQDATVVDLLKRSVIYFLPQTSRFDEVFTMYNANSSVCDPVLGDELAERILSPETEPSKDLFLQFLRSERFDLMLTFGAGSSELSYPKGDSVLEKFAHGMQRTEFNYSPLQCPRSATRQAHRETTERLTNLMYRMYNLPVYTLGISCCRMPHHKQIAAVWRKNIDKIKNFLALVKTGATGSVQNDQGQPLREAFVRLLEHERIINVTRNAARFQLMLPHGLYGLEVTAPNYETQMIKVNVQEGQITDMGIIRMHPFTLIRGVVMELPNGANKATTSIAGVVLDESNHPVRNAKVSVVGHTQLRNFTNSLGQYRLSSVPLGTVSLKVEAPRHLEATRQMHLIQGGLATENVVFHLKINEHVFGLPRFLFILITSILIIVGVVICVLCAQFWFYRRHRGNKPYYNFSLLPQKGKEQFDLEDDEAGDDGETELFRSPIKRGMTIQPYFDEEQLERILHTDDEDDEEDGPHMEPELDVADDSGDEIVMLHNHGNKRRH from the exons ATGTCATCTCCCGTGGGTCGTCTCCTGTTCGCCTCCATGGTGGTCTGCCTCCTGGCGGGCGGAATCTCCTACAGCAGTGGCTACATCATCAAGGAGGACGAGTCCTTCCTGCAGCAGCCGCACTACGTCAGCcaggagcagctggaggatCTGTTCGCCGGCCTGGAGAAGGCCTATCCCGACCAGGCCCGCGTCCACTACCTGGGTCGCTCCCTGGAGGGCAGGAATCTCCTGGCCCTGCAAATCTCCCGCAACACCAGGTCGCGAAATCTGCTCACCCCGCCCGTGAAATACATTGCCAATATGCATGGTGACGAAACGGTGGGCAGGCAGCTCCTCGTCTATCTGGCCCAATATCTGCTCGGGAACCACGAACGGATCACCGAACTGGGCCAGCTGGTCAATGGTACGGACATCTACCTGATGCCCACCATGAATCCGGATGGCTATGCCTTGTCCCAG GAGGGCAACTGCGAATCGCTGCCCAATTATGTGGGACGTGGCAATGCGGCCAATATCGACTTGAATCGCGATTTCCCCGATCGCCTGGACCAGAGTCATGTCCACCAGTTGCGCGCCCAATCCCGTCAGCCGGAAACGGCGGCCCTGGTCAATTGGATTGTCAGCAAGCCCTTCGTGCTGTCCGCCAACTTTCACGGCGGAGCCGTGGTCGCCAGCTATCCCTACGATAACTCGCT gGCCCACAACGAGTGCTGTGAGGAGAGTCTGACCCCCGACGATCGGGTCTTCAAGCAGCTGGCCCACACCTATTCGGACAACCATCCGATAATGAGCAAGGGCAACAACTGCAACGACAGCTTCTCGGGCGGCATTACCAACGGGGCCAATTGGTACGAGCTATCCGGCGGAATGCAGGACTTCAACTATGCGTTCAGCAACTGCTTTGAGCTGACCATCGAGCTGTCGTGCTGCAAATATCCGGCGGCCAGCACTTTGCCCCAGGAATGGCAGCGGAACAAGGCgtcgctgctgcagctgctgcgccAGGCGCATATCGGCATCAAGGGTCTGGTGACGGACGTAAGCGGCTTCCCGATACCCGATGCCAATATCTATGTGGCCGGATTGGAGGAGAAGCCGATGCGCACCTCGAAACGGGGCGAATACTGGAGGCTCTTGACACCGGGACTGTATAGCGTGCATGCGGCAGCCTTTGG CTACCAGACCAGTGCCCCCCAACAAGTGCGGGTGACCAACGATAACCTGGAGGCCCTGCGGCTGGACTTCAAGCTGACGCCCGTCGAGACGAACTTTGATG GCAACTTCCGGAAGGTAAAGGTCGAGCGCTCGGAGCCGCCAGAGAAGCGCAAGGAGCAGTTCAATGGATTCCTGACGCCCACCAAGTTCGAGCACCACAACTTTACGGCCATGGAGAG CTTCCTGAAGGACATTTCCGCCAGCTATCCCTCGATCACCCGGCTCTACAGCATCGGCAAAAGTGTCCAGGATCGCGATCTGTGGGTGCTGGAGATCTTCGCCACCCCGGGCTCCCATGTCCCCGGAGTGCCGGAGTTCAAGTACGTGGCCAATATGCACGGCAACGAGGTTGTGGGCAAGGAGTGCCTCCTGCTGCTCACCAAGTACATGCTGGAACGCTATGGCAACGATGAGAGGATCACCAGGCTGGTGAACGGCACTCGGATGCACTTTCTGTACAGCATGAATCCCGATGGCTATGAGATCTCCATCGAGGGCGATCGAACCGGCGGCGTGGGACGCGCGAATGCGCATGGCATCGATTTGAACCGCAATTTCCCGGATCAATATGGCACCGATAGGTTCAACAAGGTGACGGAGCCCGAGGTGGCGGCCCTGATGAACTGGACCCTGTCGCTGCCCTTCGTCCTGTCCGCCAATCTGCACGGCGGCTCGCTGGTGGCCAACTATCCGTTCGACGACAACGAGAACGACTTCAACGATCCGTTCATGAGGCTGCGCAACTCGAGCATCAACGGACGCAAGCCCAATCCGACGGAGGACAATGCTTTGTTCCGGCACCTGGCCGGTATCTATTCGCGGGCCCATCCCACCATGCATTTGGGCCAGCCGTGCGAGCTCTTCCGCAACGAGTTCTTCAGCGACGGCATCACGAACGGGGCCCAGTGGTACAGCGTGACGGGGGGCATGCAGGATTGGAACTATGTGCGGGCAGGCTGCTTGGAGCTGACCATCGAGATGGGTTGCGATAAGTTCCCCATGGCCGCCGAACTGCCGCGCTACTGGGAGGAGCATCGGGAGCCGCTGCTGCAGTTCATCGAGCAGGTGCATCATGGCATTCACGGGTTCGTGCACAGCACCATCGGCACTCCGATTGCCGGGGCCGTCGTCCGTTTGGATGGTGCGAATCACTCGAGCTACAGTCAGACATTCGGGGACTACTGGAAGCTGGCGCTGCCGGGTAGACACAATCTCACCGTTCTGGGCGACAACTATGCTCCGCTGCGCGTGGAAGTGGAGGTGCCCGAGGGCGAACCCTTCGAGATGCGCATGGATGTCACCCTCATGCCCGACGATCCGCAGCACTGGGCCTCGGCGAATGACTTTAGGATCATCGAGAATGTGGTCAACACGCGGTACCACACGAATCCGCAGGTTCGCGCCCGCCTCGCTGAGCTGGAGAACCAGAATGGGCAGATTGCGAGCTTTGGCTATGGCGACAATGAGTTCAGCAGATCGTTCAACTACCTCAAGATGACCTCTGAT ATCGGCGAACCCGAGGAGCACAAGTACAAGCTGCTGGTGGTGAGCTCCCTGTACGATACAGCCGCTCCCCTGGGCAGGGAAATCATGCTCAACCTGGTGCGTCACCTGGCCGAGGGCTTCAAGCTGCAGGACGCCACTGTGGTCGATCTGCTCAAGCGCAGTGTCATCTACTTTCTGCCGCAGACCAGTAGATTCGACGAAGTCTTTACTATGTACAACGCCAA CTCCTCCGTTTGCGATCCTGTGCTGGGCGATGAGCTGGCCGAGCGCATTCTCAGCCCGGAAACGGAGCCTTCCAAGGACTTGTTCCTGCAGTTCCTGCGCAGCGAACGCTTCGATCTGATGCTCACCTTCGGTGCCGGCAGCTCGGAGCTGAGCTACCCCAAGGGCGATTCGGTGCTGGAGAAGTTTGCCCACGGCATGCAGCGCACGGAGTTCAACTACTCGCCCCTGCAGTGCCCTCGCTCGGCGACCAGGCAGGCGCATCGCGAGACCACGGAGCGGCTGACCAATCTAATGTACCGCATGTACAACCTGCCTGTTTATACGCTGGGCATCTCCTGCTGCCGGATGCCGCACCACAAGCAAATCGCCGCCGTTTGGCGCAAGAACATCGACAAGATCAAGAACTTTTTGGCTCTGGTGAAGACGGGGGCCACGGGCTCGGTGCAAAACGATCAGGGACAGCCGCTGCGGGAGGCCTTCGTGCGGCTGCTGGAGCACGAGAGGATCATCAATGTGACGAGGAATGCGGCGCGCTTCCAGCTGATGCTGCCCCACGGTCTCTACGGCCTCGAGGTGACCGCTCCCAACTACGAGACGCAAATGATCAAGGTGAACGTGCAGGAGGGTCAGATCACCGATATGGGCATCATACGCATGCATCCCTTCACGCTTATTCGCGGCGTGGTCATGGAGCTGCCCAATGGTGCCAATAAAGCCACCACTAGCATTGCGGGCGTGGTGCTCGACGAGAGCAATCATCCGGTGCGCAATGCCAAGGTCTCGGTGGTGGGCCACACGCAGCTGCGGAACTTCACCAACAGTTTGGGTCAGTACCGTTTGTCGTCGGTGCCGCTGGGCACCGTCAGCCTGAAAGTGGAGGCACCGCGTCATCTGGAGGCCACGCGACAAATGCACCTCATTCAGGGCGGCCTGGCCACCGAGAATGTGGTCTTCCACCTGAAGATCAACGAGCATGTCTTCGGACTGCCGCGCTTCCTGTTCATCCTGATCACCAGCATTCTGATCATCGTGGGCGTCGTCATCTGTGTGCTGTGCGCCCAGTTTTGGTTCTATCGACGCCATCGGGGCAACAAGCCGTACTACAACTTCTCGCTGCTGCCGCAAAAGGGCAAGGAGCAGTTCGATCTGGAGGACGATGAGGCGGGCGACGATGGCGAGACGGAGCTCTTCCGGTCGCCAATTAAAC GCGGCATGACCATACAGCCGTACTTTGATGAGGAGCAGCTGGAGCGCATCCTGCACACGGATgacgaggacgacgaggaggatggGCCGCACATGGAGCCGGAACTGGATGTGGCCGACGACAGTGGCGACGAGATTGTGATGCTGCATAACCACGGCAACAAGCGAAGGCACTAG
- the arg gene encoding arginase-1 isoform X1, producing MWWSRKLASRCLRLHRAKSTASSEPEQTLGIIGVPFAKGQGKQGVELAPDLLRQSSLRQVLQSSHDGLVIRDYGNLQYAVDEPLLQQQRVHYHHIRNYADFMACNRALIEQVKLMLAENSQFLAIGGDHAIGFGSVAGHLQHTPNLSLVWIDAHADINLHSTSQSGNIHGMPVSFLLEQLRTTWQHAGLQDIAPNCLPKDQLVYIGLRDIDPYEAFILNKVGIRYYAMDTIDRVGVPKIIEMTLDALDPQNKIHVSFDIDALDSNVAPSTGTAVRGGLTLREGISIVEALRDTKRVQGVDLVEINPKLGSERDVRTTVESGLEILKSMFGYRRSGKWSNIDTGILGSD from the exons ATGTGGTGGAGCCGTAAGTTAGCCTCAAGGTGTCTCCGCCTCCATCGGGCCAAGAGCACCGCCTCCAGCGAACCGGAGCAAACGCTGGGCATCATTGGAGTGCCCTTCGCCAAGGGACAGGGCAAACAGGGCGTGGAGCTCGCTCCGGATCTCCTCCGGCAGAGCAGCCTGCGTCAGGTGCTGCAGAGCAGTCATG ATGGCCTGGTGATACGGGACTACGGTAATCTGCAGTATGCCGTGGACGAGCCCCTTCTCCAGCAGCAGCGGGTGCACTACCACCACATCCGGAACTACGCGGACTTTATGGCCTGCAATCGGGCTCTGATCGAGCAGGTGAAGCTGATGCTGGCGGAGAACTCGCAGTTCCTGGCCATTGGCGGCGATCATGCGATTGGGTTCG GATCGGTGGCCGGTCACCTGCAGCACACGCCAAATTTATCGCTGGTCTGGATCGATGCGCATGCGGACATCAATCTGCATAGCACCTCGCAGTCGGGCAACATCCATGGGATGCCCGTGTCCTTCCTCCTGGAACAACTCCGTACCACCTGGCAGCACGCCGGCCTCCAGGACATCGCGCCCAACTG TTTGCCCAAGGATCAGTTGGTTTACATCGGACTGCGGGACATTGACCCCTACGAGGCGTTCATATTGAACAAAGTCGGGATACGCTACTATGCGATGGAT ACCATCGACCGTGTGGGCGTGCCCAAGATCATCGAGATGACCCTGGACGCCCTCGATCCGCAGAACAAGATCCACGTGAGCTTCGACATCGACGCCCTGGACAGCAACGTGGCGCCCAGCACCGGGACCGCCGTGCGCGGCGGGCTCACCCTGCGCGAGGGCATCAGCATCGTGGAGGCGCTGAGGGACACCAAGCGGGTGCAGGGCGTCGACCTGGTGGAGATCAACCCGAAGCTGGGCAGCGAGCGCGACGTGCGCACCACCGTGGAGTCCGGCCTGGAGATCCTGAAGAGCATGTTCGGCTACCGGAGGTCCGGCAAGTGGAGCAACATCGACACTGGGATCCTGGGCAGCGATTGA
- the arg gene encoding arginase-1 isoform X2, producing the protein MWWSRKLASRCLRLHRAKSTASSEPEQTLGIIGVPFAKGQGKQGVELAPDLLRQSSLRQVLQSSHDGLVIRDYGNLQYAVDEPLLQQQRVHYHHIRNYADFMACNRALIEQVKLMLAENSQFLAIGGDHAIGFGECPFHPILRPEIEWESLAGSVAGHLQHTPNLSLVWIDAHADINLHSTSQSGNIHGMPVSFLLEQLRTTWQHAGLQDIAPNCLPKDQLVYIGLRDIDPYEAFILNKVGIRYYAMDTIDRVGVPKIIEMTLDALDPQNKIHVSFDIDALDSNVAPSTGTAVRGGLTLREGISIVEALRDTKRVQGVDLVEINPKLGSERDVRTTVESGLEILKSMFGYRRSGKWSNIDTGILGSD; encoded by the exons ATGTGGTGGAGCCGTAAGTTAGCCTCAAGGTGTCTCCGCCTCCATCGGGCCAAGAGCACCGCCTCCAGCGAACCGGAGCAAACGCTGGGCATCATTGGAGTGCCCTTCGCCAAGGGACAGGGCAAACAGGGCGTGGAGCTCGCTCCGGATCTCCTCCGGCAGAGCAGCCTGCGTCAGGTGCTGCAGAGCAGTCATG ATGGCCTGGTGATACGGGACTACGGTAATCTGCAGTATGCCGTGGACGAGCCCCTTCTCCAGCAGCAGCGGGTGCACTACCACCACATCCGGAACTACGCGGACTTTATGGCCTGCAATCGGGCTCTGATCGAGCAGGTGAAGCTGATGCTGGCGGAGAACTCGCAGTTCCTGGCCATTGGCGGCGATCATGCGATTGGGTTCGGTGAGTGTCCATTCCATCCAATCCTCCGTCCAGAAATCGAATGGGAATCTCTTGCAGGATCGGTGGCCGGTCACCTGCAGCACACGCCAAATTTATCGCTGGTCTGGATCGATGCGCATGCGGACATCAATCTGCATAGCACCTCGCAGTCGGGCAACATCCATGGGATGCCCGTGTCCTTCCTCCTGGAACAACTCCGTACCACCTGGCAGCACGCCGGCCTCCAGGACATCGCGCCCAACTG TTTGCCCAAGGATCAGTTGGTTTACATCGGACTGCGGGACATTGACCCCTACGAGGCGTTCATATTGAACAAAGTCGGGATACGCTACTATGCGATGGAT ACCATCGACCGTGTGGGCGTGCCCAAGATCATCGAGATGACCCTGGACGCCCTCGATCCGCAGAACAAGATCCACGTGAGCTTCGACATCGACGCCCTGGACAGCAACGTGGCGCCCAGCACCGGGACCGCCGTGCGCGGCGGGCTCACCCTGCGCGAGGGCATCAGCATCGTGGAGGCGCTGAGGGACACCAAGCGGGTGCAGGGCGTCGACCTGGTGGAGATCAACCCGAAGCTGGGCAGCGAGCGCGACGTGCGCACCACCGTGGAGTCCGGCCTGGAGATCCTGAAGAGCATGTTCGGCTACCGGAGGTCCGGCAAGTGGAGCAACATCGACACTGGGATCCTGGGCAGCGATTGA